tactagttgttattgatcTAACGATATGAAGCCATCCAATTCTCTACAAAATATTGGTCTTGCCATTTTCTTGCTTAAACCAAATTGACCTACCCTCTCAGATTTTTATACTACAAACTATTCAATTTGACACTATTTATTTCTCCAATTAGGGAGACTCTTTTCTTAAACTATAACACAGTAAATTCGACTATGTTTATATGCCCTAACCCTCTTACCGAACATAAACATGGAAAAACTTATGATTATTTTCCCAATAAAGGAGAACAtattttcctctcctttttaAAGCATTAATTCTATTCGACCTTCAAAAGTATCGTATCACTTCAGTTTCTTGTATTCCATAACTCTTATGCACTCTCTTGTCCAACTACTTTATTTTTAGCAAGGGCGGCTCGACTATTGGGCTATTtagacaataattttttttttttttgtgattggtgcaATTTCTAGGTTTATTACCAAGTCTACTGTTTTGTTTTGGGGCTTTTGGGCTAGGTTAGACCATTTCGTTTATTGATATGTTATTGTGATTGAAACACGGACTGGGATCCTATATAGGAAAGCAAttactataaaaatattaaaaacctTCATAAAAATGCGGCCATATAttgtatgaaaaatatttaacaatgcaATAACATGGTtaatattgaataattttagCATGATCATAGTGGTACTAGTACATAAAAACCAATTCAATCGAGGTTATAGTTgtttacaaaaatatatcaaattaatgggttttttttgctcaaaaaacaaaattatagtaCCACCATTGCGATATTGGAAAAAACCAATACCTCTTCAAAAAATTCCTCATGGAAAACTCATTCCACAAAATGTGTTGAATTGACTGTGCTAGTTATTGTTGATTAGCGATATGAACCTCCTGGCCTATCCAATTCCCTACAACCATCTAATTCTCTACAAAATATCAATCCTATTTTTTCTTGCTCAAACCATATTGACCCAGCCTCTCACAAACTTCTTCAACTACAAAATGTTCAGTTTGAATCGGTTTATTAGTGTGACACTGTTTATTTTCCCAATCAGGGAGGCCTTCCTATTGAACTTCAACACAGTAAATTCGACTGTGTTATGTGCCAAGTGAGGGGTTTGAACCTCTTCTTAAACATCAACACAATAAGATCAACAACGCTTATTTGCCCAACGAGAGAGAAGTTTGCTAGGTTGTCTTTCTTGCCCTTGGATTCAACAGCAGATCGAAAGGCTGACGTATTCAAAATCTCCAAATCTACGCTTATTTTCAACTCCTCGAAGCATTTCATCGCTTACTGCGTCCTTCCTCGTCTCTAGGTGCCTAGGTATCCACTGTAAGTCTTTCCTCATTTAAACCCCGCCCTTAACTTTAAGGCTATGTCATCCTAAGGTGTATCTTGAGGTGCTACATCTTGATATTCAAAGGTATTGTATCGCTTAAGTTTCTAGCACTCTTGTGCAGGTAGCTTAACCATTAGACCATTTAGACAATAACATAAGGGTTTCAAGTGGTTTCGTTTGGCTAATTCAAGAGGTGGACTTCAAGTGGAGTTGCatctagattaaaaaaaattgacgtGTGAAATTGTAGAACTACCGAAATTTATATGACAAAAACGTCTTCGACTATTATTGATTATAGGTATAAATAGACATATTATGGGTCTGTTTAGATactgcttattgctgaaaactgaaaagcaaaataatttttaaatgtgtgaatagtgccgtgagacctagttttaaagaaaaagttactaaaaaaagaagtttgtggTTTCCGTAAACAGTacacaaaacccattaaaaacgCTGAAAACTTTGTtcacaaaacccattaaaaacgCTGAAAACTGAAAGTTTTCAGCATTCTTCAAACGTGCATTATATATGATTAACTACTCAATTGGGAACTCCACAAGGAGTTCTCTCAcctataataatttattaaaaaaatagttaaataatttgatgaaagcttcttctttttctttttcttttttcttttttttttcactcaaaaAACATGTATGGACAACTCACTAACTCAGCCTAAGGCAAACCAATTCATGCATGTTGGGTTGGGCTGGGTTAAAAATTTTGCAACCcaacaaaatcatgaaaaaagtaaaaaccatcCAACCCGATATACCCAGTTAAAGTGTATCACACTATCACTAAAGACTCCTACCTTGGCGATACACCTCAACAAGACTCCTACCAAATCTTACTAGCTTGGCAATACTTAGGTCATTTAAATTGAAGATAGAATTGGGTTCTTAAATACtgatatttgtttttcttgcatACGGTGCGACATTCTTCCCTTCTATTCCCAATGTTTTTCAAATCCGTGATTATCAATGTACGTATCGCACAAAATTCTGTTTATTTTCAATATGTCTTTTAAAGTTccatgtttttcttttgaattatgCAGAAATaggtatttatttatattaaaattttaaatatgcgAAGCTACTGTTTACAAACTTTATATATACTTCTCAATCAATCCTAAATATTCAGCAGTCTAATTTGTTTGTAGACAATTgcaatttttattgtaattagtAACATTAGGTTATTATTCTGGTTTATAGATTAATATACTTGCTAGTAACTGAATGCTAATATACAATCAGTTTTCAAGTCAGTGTTCATTGCGGATTTTATTGGGTTGCGGTGTTcgaaaattaaaccaaaattaattcacttacattatttatatttttttgtcctCGGAGAATTTTCTCTTTAGAAAATTTCAGTAGATTGTGTTTTTTGTCCTTGGATTGTATCATGTATGGCTTGGGTCTTGTTTGATTTAAGTGATTTTTAATTTCACCGTAAGGTTTCGagtttgtatatttaaaattcatCTCCTCCTCATTAACAGGCCGTCAGATTGATTACAATGGGGGCAAATtcccaagaaaagaaaaaaaaaaaattggacacaGGTTGGATTTGAAGATCTATGTCCGGAACTTGTGGAAGAAATCCTCTCTCATATCCCCTTAAAACCTCGTACAAGATTGAAGTGTGTATCAAGGACTTGGTGTGATTTAATAACCTATCTTCGCCACTCGAGCTCCTTCAAATCTTCCACAAGCATAGTTTATGATCGCAGGAGACAAGACACAGTGGGTGAAGCCACTTTCATCACATTTGAAGACCGAGGGGGAGTAACTTGGGGACAAACCTCTCTCACACTCAGTCACACATTCCATGGTGACTTCTTGCTCGATTCTTGCAATGGCTTGCTCCTATATTTGGCGATAGATGAAGAACGTGTTACAAAGGATGGAGAGGCTTGTACGAAGTTTGTTGTTTCAAACCCTGTTATTAATCAATGTCTAGAAATTCCTTTCCATTAGAAATGACGCTGTTTAATTTCTGCAGCTCGTCTTTGATGGGTCACAAAAACACTTCAAGGTGATACATTACTCAGCATACAGATTCAGCAAAGTAATCAAATGCTACATTTTTTCATCTGAAACAATGGAATGGAAAGAACATGAAGCAACAGTTTTAAACTCCTCGTTTTCAAATGATACTAAGTTCTGCAGTGATGCTTCACTTTACTGGAAGGGAAAACTCTATAGCACATGGGGCAAAAGCATGCTGGTTTATAATGTTGAAAAGGGTTTCTTTAATGTCGTGTCATTACCCAGAATAGGGCAATGGCGTAAGGAAGAATTATTGTGGGAGTCCGAAGGTCAACTACAATACTGTCAATCAGGATTTGGAGGATTTCATATATGGACTTACGAAGACTTAAACTGCAAGTGGTTGCTCAAGCAGAGTGTGACGGATGATGAATTGAAGTTGCAAAATTGTGTGTTATTTCTTGATGATGAGGAAAAGATAAAGTTCCTAGAAAGTTCATTTATAGATGTTGTTGCCTTTGATGAAGACTTGCAAATATTATATCTTAAAATTTCCGACGCCATCTTTTCTTATAGCCTAGAGACTCAACAATTAGCAAAAGTCATGTGTTCTgatccttcttcttcatttgaCTTGCGCAAATTCGATAATTATTCATTAATCTTCAAAGCTTACCAGTTTAGACAATAGTCTTTTTTCACATACTGGCCAAGAGTAGGATGCCCTGTGGTTTCATTGCTCCAAATGTATCTGTTAATATATTCTAAATTTGCTCTTATTTTGACGTACTATGGAGTTCGTGACtcaattttgaaaatgtaaaaactTCATAATATTGTGTTTCTTTAGCTTATAGATCTATCTCTTAGGTTGTATGTTTTATGGCTTTGGTTCTAATTCAGTCTTATTTTGTTACTTTGGTAAAATTCTTATTAGAAGGAATCAATGTTTTAGTAGAAGTATTGTTTCGTTGATAAGATTACAACTTGTTGAGGAAGAAATCGTACCATTATATTGATTTTGGGGGTTAAGACAAAAATTTGGAAGGAAGTCTTGTATGTTATTTAATTAGATATTTCATGTATTCAAAGCAACCTCTTGTTACTTTGTTATTGATGTTTACAAGCTATTGTCACTGCTGAATGAGCAGTAATTTTGGCTccttttttaatgagaaaaattattttttcaacttctttatcaaacaagttttcaaattttggtatTAATAGCACAGTTTGACCCAAACcatactaaattttttagatgGAAGCAGGCGCTCTATTGTTTATGATAGTAACTTTCCAATTGGcaagacatttttttaaaaaacagaaaataaagaacaaaaacatttaccaaacataacctaattattttagtattaatagaaaataaagggTGAAAAACTTTGGAAGCTTCAGTATAAGCaccaatttttaaattgaacAGTCAATTTCAAAAGGCTGCATTTGGTTCAGGAAAGAAGCTCAATGTAAAAGACTCAACATGCTCACTTAAAACTGTGAACAAGCTCAAATCACATTTAACGTAGGGTACACAGACCCAACTCGAGAAGCAAACGAACTTCTGGGTCAAGATTAAGCAATACCATGAATCCGGGGCCGACTTATCCAAACACAAACAATCAAGGCAGAAGGCCCAGATCATAAGCAACCCACCCGCACAGTAATTGTTATATAAATTATACCAAACCTCTGCATCTGCCTCCCTTGCATACTACACTAGGTAAAGTGTAGACAAATGAATAGCAAAATGTTGTCGGGTTAAGGTTGTTGCACAACTATATTGACCAGAAGTTCATATTTCATAAGAAAAACTAGCAGTTTGACAATCATTGCCAGTTTGCCACTGAGCTGGCCTTTACCAGGATATCAGCTCACTTATAAAAATATACAGTGTCCAAGGGAGAAGGAAGCTCAAAGTTTCATGAATTGCAGCCAATTAGAAGCTGTTTGTCTGATCTTGACAGATTTCAATAagcaaatgaaacaaaaagaatatatattctAAGACAATTAAATCTCCAGATTCCATGTACTTTCAGCAATTAATTTCGGCACCTTAttttcctcagccaaattgacaGATGCTGAAATCTGGAAGATACAAACAGTGAAAGTTAGAATACATTGTCAACTAGAAAAGTGGGAACCtaacaaattgttttttttttaagggaatcTAAGAAATTGCAAACTAAAAatctaaactttttatttttagttgtatcTGACAAATCTAACATACAGTTGAAAGTTAAGTGCAGACATCTAACTAAATCATACGAGCATTAAGATTTAGAAATCTCATAAACTCTTAACTGTACATCCAAATTGTTGAAAGTTAAGTACAAACCTTTGTTTAGCATTATAAAAATAGGGTCCTATAATAAGAAAAGAACATTCCTGAGAAGCATTTCTTAACTTCCAATAGTTTCTTGActtgaaataattaaattatactCTATATGTAGGCACCAGACTATCAACATTTCTACGGACCTTTTAAATTACATAGCATATAATTTGTCTCTTTGTCTCATACGACCCTTTTTGcatgttaaaaatttaaaaaaaaaaaaaaatctattgcaTCATCACAGCCAACTGGCCCTGAAATTATTGAGAGAAAACGTTTGACATTAATGCATTTTCAATTACAGAAAACCCCAGGTCTTTTgcaaatgatttaaaaaaacacacacacacacacacaagagacAAAGACTTCACCCATCTTCAAATTCATACCATGCCAGGAGACTGCCATTTATGAGGAACAACTGAGAAAAGTTGTGCTAAACTGGTTTACTTATACTATTTAGTTACCTAACAGTAACAAGCCACAGAAATACAAAAATGTAAAAGGTTTGCTAGTGGGTAATTCTTATTCTTAGAATCTTAATGTTGTAAACTGCTGAATGTGTGTTTAGAGGAGAAAAGCATGAAAATTAGAGAGTAAAAACTCATATGATCTGACTGATCTAATATGCAgtcattttatataaaatatggatTGCTTAAAATATGTGGATATAAAGACTtaaatttgaagaaatcaaaacaATGACataatcttgttttctttttctagtacGCAGTTAAATTTTGTTACACACATGCAAAcgcatatatacatacataaacATACAGTCAGATCTTCACAAAATCCTAgctttcataaaaataataattaccaAATAAAAGTATTGGGCATGTAGTAAGCTGTTGTTAGCAACAGCCTCCAAATACTAAGAACCCACTCAGACCATAACTAAAAAGATAGTGAGACTTTGACAGATTTTTCTAGCTTAATCATTTGAAAGGTTCAGGTATACACTCCAATAAGCTCCTAAAAGTTACTAAGTCATGATTAGAACTTCGCCTAGCAATAGATTAGCACATCCGAATTCCAAAACTCAACCACAACAACCccattttaacttaaaaacactaattatcaattGAATGCAGACCTATGGTTGAAAAAACACAAGCTTCTTTAAACatccaaatccaaatgcaaATAGGGAAAGCAAGATTAAAAAACTCTACTGATAACACAAAAACAGGAATTCATATATACCTTGAAAGCCCCTTGGTGCTTCGAGTTCCTCACCCACTCTAGTCCAAGCACTTTGCTCGACGTTTGATACGAAGCCCTCAacacatcatcatcataaaCCTTATGTGATACCGCAAAGTCCCATGAATTCTTCGCTAAATCATAGCTCGGCTCAAAAGTATTCACCCCTCTGTGCACATAAGTGTACTTCAGCTTGCAATTCCTCGACCCAAGGGTGTGATTGGCTGACAACTTGTTAGCTGAATCCAACACCAGTGTCCCATCCAGAATGGTCCTGTTGTCCCCTCTGTTGTGAATGTAAGTCAGATTCAACGGTTTCTCCGCAACCCTAACCGAGTTCATGAACTGAAACCGAAAATCCtgctccacacacacacaataccTAACATATTATTCTGATTGGATATTGCTTAGGgcagaaaactgaaaacacgctagcaaaatataatttttaaacgtgtgaatagtgccgtgagaccgTAAACAGTGCACGAGGCCCACCATTTTTCAGCAAAACTCAGGAACGCACGGAAACCCGTGCGTTCCAATATGTGTGTATTAAAATGTAACAAACCATCTACTCTGTTTGGTAACTGAAAAATCGAATTAACTCACAAGACAATCTCGAACCAaccttatggcctgtttggattgtGGGGGAAGAAGGGGGAGTAGAGCAGATTCGGCTGAAGATAGGCTAATTTGGGCCAAttctactttactctactctattCCCCTTGCAAAACcgtgttttgagtttaaaatgagAACTGTGAGGAGTTACTATTGCAAAATAGAGTTTCGGGGTTTAAAAACACTCTTTTGAAGgctcccaaaacccaaaacgGCTAACCAAACCGACCCTAAGAACCTTAAAAGTTACAACACGTATTTCAAGTTTTCTAAGGTAAAATTGTTACTAAGAAACAATATAATAGAAAACAAAACCCATTGAAGTCTGTCTGAGACTGAAATGTTTCTCAATTTTCGATTAGTTTGGTAAGACTTATTATGAGTGACCAAACAGGACTTCAAAATTAGGAGTGGTGAACAGTACCTTTTTGGGAACGTTGTAATCGAGGATGAAGAAGCCGGGTTTCTCGACGGCTAAAGCCAAGCCGTTTAAGCTAGGGCCGTTGACGACGGTGGCGTCGGTGAGTGAAGCTCGGAGCTTGACATCGCCGGCGTTGAAGGCGATAGTAGCGGCGGCGGCTGGGCTGTTGCTTTTCTCTAGTTCGTATCTGCCTTTCAAAGATGCCTTCATTTTTGGGAAAAATGGGAGGGACAGACTGACAGACAACGAGAGAGGCAAGCGGAGATGTCAAGCCTTATTAATAAGTCGTAATTTGTAAATAGTAAATACAAAAATGTTCTTGCGGTTGGTGGGGTGGGggtttccctttttctttttctttttcttttttattttttcttttaaatgcttttttttttttttaaataaaaataaatcaaccaGTAGCGTCCGCAGGTCATACTTGGTCCTAGGTATACCTATCCTCGTGTTTtctcaaacaattttttttttttttaaatcttttattttgggATGTAGCTTATCTTATGTGCTTTTATATGGGAATTATAGGCCCCTTTGTTAAGAGatttttaacaatattattattattttgtgaaaatatgtgtgtgtgaaaatataCGTGAAAATcagtgtaatgttatttaaatactgaaaactgttgtttaaacaatagtacCAAACACCCCTTGTATGTCTTAAAATGATAGTATTCCATTTTAGGAATAGAAATGGAAGCCTtactccaattttatttttatttccagTTGGTCAAATCTTTAATGTGTTATCTTGTGCAATGGTTGCATatactctcactctcacttaGAGGTGAAACACTTATTGAAGTCCACCTCATGTGACATGGATGAAATATATAACCATTACACAAAAACCATGGAGTATGATGATGGACAATGTTAGAGAGTTGTACGTTCAAACGAGATTTAGAACGCATGCAAGGACGAAACTATGCTTGGACCCGGGGGGCAATGGGCCCCCCTGGCCCAacgagaaaaagaaaaatatataatatataaagcttgttttttaattttcatgctCTATTTTTGTTAAATACTTCCATACTTTCATAAAAAGTacacttttttattcaaatttttattaaatttttattctttttgtgggtttttgtctggattttaaataatttatgaaatttatcttaaagTATTAGCATAGGATAAATGCAGCTTAAGTGTTTGATGAAGTTCTCCAAAAAAGCTTGggataaaaacacacacacacacatgtatgtatatattcttttataagTTGCTTGGATAAAAAAACATAGTTGTCTTTGggttataacaaattttttaagcatttggGTTTAAGTGTATCTCGCCCCCTCATTCAAAATCCTAGCTCCATCCCTGAAGGCGTGCCAAATAGAGCACACAAAAACTAGGAGTGGCATGATGTGGTGTTAGTAAAGGTTCTTCTGATGCTTAAGTCTACACtgtaaaatcataaaataaagtATTCAAGTGTCTAGGAATTTATTTCATGTATTGGCATTGTGGTGTTTGGTATCCTTATGTGAATTATTGATTATTACTCCTATATTCTCACCCATTCCCTTCAGTTGGGGTGTGGAAGCGTCATGGCTACAATCACAGACAGTTTTATTATGGCGTGTGCCCACGTTTAGGAGTGGTGGTTTCATTTTGCGTGGATTATGCTCCTGTATCATGAGGATTGCACTTTCCAAGTTAAGGAGACAAATCCATTAGTAATTGTACGATATAACTGATGTCATCcaattttgagaagaaaattgtAATGTATTTGAGGAAGTTGTTTCATcgataaaataaaaacaagaacatGCGAAAAGTACCTGTGCAAGCCTAGGACCCAACGTGCCTGGTTAGCTCTAAGGTCAAACCCTCAATTTACTTGTATAAAGTGGGTAATGAGTTTCCTACAATGGGAAGACCTCCTGAGGCCAATCTGGCAGGCCAAATGAAAGAGTTTTTTACCTAGCCCATATACCTCTACCCCTTTGTGTATCTCCCGATGAAGCCCAAGCTTGATAGTGAACTTCTCGTCTTTTGTTGATCTTCACAGTTTTCTCTTATGTCTCTCTCATCCTGATTTTTCCAACCTCCTTTCTTACTCCTTTGGCCTCTATTTATAGACTTCCCCTTTGTGGGATTGTCATGATGATGGGGAGGCTTTTCAGGGCCATTTTGAAATATATTCCTGACTAGGTGGGACCAACTTCTCAAGACAGATATGACTATCTTGAAACTTGCATTCACTACCAATTGGTTATCGGCAGGCAATTTCCTTTAAGGCACCATCGTTACTGAACAGTCAAGTCCCTAATATGTAGCTAATTTATGGACCGGTGTGGCCTACTACTCGTTTTTGGGCTCAGGGTTCTCAGGTATACTGAAATTGATAGATTGGGCCTTTATATCATGCCCAtacaatattaataatatatagaaaatatataattgaaatcaacacacacaaatatagattggtaaaattcaataattaaaatcacTAGGGTGTTGGGGTTTGTCCACAAATGTCATTAATCATTCACCACCAATCCAATTTTAGTAGACGATTAGGTAATTAAACACATAAATTATCTAATTGGAAGATTTAGAAATAAGCTTTATTGTCAACACTCTATTTGGTTGATTATatcaatcaatcaattgtcCCAACAatttagttaataaaataataactttaTTAGAAAAACTCAACAATATCACTTACTTTGGAGGAAATGCTAATGCAAAAACGATACTTAACAATATTATCGTTTTGCTAGAAATGTTGTAAAccatattttaaaaagttgttttttctAATGGCAAATAAAGAGGTTTGTTATGAGAGAAAGGCAAAGCTAATTTCAGGTAGGTAGAATATCAAGTTTTGAATCACAGATAGGAAATGTGAAAACGAGTCTAACTATATGCGAATTTACTGTAATTAccacaataaatttataataaaaattcatttaatttaaataaattaaaactagtaggttccagttagctcaactggtaaagtctctgatggttgtataagagatttggggttcaattttcgcctacaccaaaaacttattggtgtcttggtctgatgataaagagctatcatcaggagcggacaccataggttgaaactctctaaaaaaaaaaaaattaaaactatattttaattCACTTCATTCTCT
This genomic stretch from Castanea sativa cultivar Marrone di Chiusa Pesio chromosome 1, ASM4071231v1 harbors:
- the LOC142620565 gene encoding outer envelope pore protein 24, chloroplastic-like, with protein sequence MKASLKGRYELEKSNSPAAAATIAFNAGDVKLRASLTDATVVNGPSLNGLALAVEKPGFFILDYNVPKKDFRFQFMNSVRVAEKPLNLTYIHNRGDNRTILDGTLVLDSANKLSANHTLGSRNCKLKYTYVHRGVNTFEPSYDLAKNSWDFAVSHKVYDDDVLRASYQTSSKVLGLEWVRNSKHQGAFKISASVNLAEENKVPKLIAESTWNLEI